A stretch of Candidatus Sphingomonas phytovorans DNA encodes these proteins:
- a CDS encoding LysR substrate-binding domain-containing protein: MDTQVQITTDRAWALEVFAAVAAAGSFSGAGRALGLTPSAVGRTVDRIEARLGVRLLLRTTRTLTLTAEGQAYLGAARRILTDLDDAEQAIADQGAPRGRLRVSASLSHGRLCVVPLLGAFVQRYPHILVDINLTDAVVDIAGGQADVGIRFGPLADSLLTARKLGRTGRVIVASPEYLERNGTPQVPEDLHGHNCLSFNFRRAEPIWPFRRDGQDYVLSVRGNIEANNGETLGQLAVAGVGVARVGAFSVIGDIASGRLASLLEEFNPGDVETIHAVFVGGANTPARVRAFVDFLAEELR; the protein is encoded by the coding sequence ATGGACACACAGGTTCAGATAACGACTGACCGGGCATGGGCTCTGGAAGTGTTCGCCGCCGTCGCGGCAGCCGGCAGTTTTTCGGGCGCGGGACGAGCGCTTGGCCTGACGCCATCAGCGGTCGGCCGAACCGTCGACCGGATCGAGGCCCGACTGGGCGTGCGGTTGCTGCTGCGCACGACTAGGACGCTGACGCTCACCGCCGAAGGCCAGGCCTATCTCGGCGCGGCACGACGTATTCTCACTGATCTCGACGATGCCGAGCAGGCGATCGCCGACCAGGGAGCGCCGAGGGGGCGCCTCAGGGTCAGCGCCTCTCTTTCCCATGGCCGGTTATGCGTCGTACCGTTGCTCGGCGCGTTCGTACAACGCTATCCGCACATCCTCGTCGACATCAACCTCACCGACGCGGTGGTGGATATCGCGGGCGGCCAGGCGGATGTCGGCATACGCTTCGGTCCGTTGGCGGACAGTCTGCTGACCGCACGCAAACTGGGTCGGACAGGACGGGTGATCGTCGCCTCCCCCGAATATCTTGAGCGGAACGGAACGCCACAGGTCCCGGAGGATCTGCACGGCCATAACTGCCTGAGCTTCAACTTTCGCCGCGCCGAGCCGATCTGGCCGTTCCGTCGCGACGGACAGGACTATGTGCTGAGCGTGCGCGGCAACATCGAGGCAAATAACGGCGAGACACTGGGACAATTGGCCGTCGCGGGCGTCGGCGTTGCGCGAGTGGGTGCCTTCAGCGTGATCGGCGACATCGCGTCCGGGCGGCTCGCGTCCCTGCTCGAGGAATTCAATCCTGGCGATGTGGAGACGATCCATGCTGTTTTCGTCGGCGGGGCGAACACGCCGGCGCGAGTGCGGGCGTTTGTCGACTTCCTCGCCGAAGAATTGCGATAG
- a CDS encoding aldo/keto reductase, which produces MDYRQLGSSGLRVPVLSFGAGTFGGSGPLFSAWGQSDAVEARRLIDICLEAGVTLFDTADVYSNGASERVLGEAISGRRDAVLISTKTGLPMGDGPGDWGVSRTRVIRSVEDALRRLGTDHIDLLQLHAFDASTPVEELLATLDMLVAAGKVRYAGVSNYPGWQLMKALAAADRHGWPRFVAHQVYYSLIGRAYEDDLMPLAADQGVGALVWSPLGWGRLTGRIRRDAAIPDGSRLHETAVFAPPVADEHLYRVVDALDVVAEETGKTVPQVAINWLLQRPTVSSVIIGARNEAQLRDNLGAVGWSLTPAQIAALDAASTVIPPYPHTPYRQQEGFARLNPPLV; this is translated from the coding sequence ATGGATTATCGGCAGCTGGGGTCGTCGGGCTTGCGGGTTCCCGTTCTCAGCTTCGGCGCGGGGACCTTCGGTGGTTCCGGGCCGTTGTTCAGTGCATGGGGACAGAGCGATGCCGTCGAGGCACGCCGGCTGATCGACATTTGCCTTGAGGCCGGGGTTACCCTGTTCGACACCGCCGACGTCTATTCGAACGGTGCCTCGGAACGGGTGCTGGGTGAGGCGATCAGCGGTCGACGCGATGCTGTGCTGATTTCAACCAAGACTGGCTTGCCCATGGGGGACGGCCCCGGCGACTGGGGCGTCTCGCGCACGCGCGTGATCCGGTCGGTCGAAGATGCTCTGCGTCGCCTGGGTACCGACCATATCGACCTGCTCCAGCTTCACGCCTTCGATGCCTCGACGCCGGTGGAAGAACTGCTCGCGACTCTCGACATGCTGGTTGCCGCGGGCAAGGTTCGCTACGCTGGCGTCTCCAACTATCCCGGCTGGCAGTTGATGAAGGCGCTGGCTGCGGCAGATCGCCATGGCTGGCCGCGTTTTGTCGCTCACCAGGTCTATTACTCGCTGATCGGCCGGGCCTATGAAGACGACCTCATGCCGCTGGCTGCCGACCAGGGCGTCGGTGCGCTGGTATGGAGTCCGCTCGGCTGGGGCCGGCTGACCGGCAGGATCCGCCGCGATGCTGCCATCCCGGACGGGAGCAGGCTGCATGAGACGGCCGTTTTCGCGCCGCCGGTCGCGGACGAACATCTCTATCGTGTCGTCGACGCGTTGGATGTCGTTGCCGAAGAAACCGGCAAGACAGTGCCCCAGGTGGCGATCAACTGGCTGCTCCAGCGCCCGACCGTCTCCTCGGTCATCATCGGCGCACGGAACGAGGCGCAGCTACGCGACAATCTCGGCGCCGTCGGCTGGTCGCTGACGCCGGCCCAGATCGCGGCCCTGGACGCGGCCAGCACCGTTATCCCGCCCTATCCACACACACCTTACCGGCAGCAGGAGGGTTTTGCCCGCCTGAATCCGCCGCTGGTTTGA
- a CDS encoding MFS transporter: MKLNLPLLALAAGAFGIGVTEFAPMGLLPVIAGDLKVSIPAAGLLISAYALGVMLGAPLMTLTTGRMPRRRLLIGLAAIFTIGNLLSAVSDSYGMLLVARVITSLNHGAFFGVGSIVAASLVPPDRRAGAVAAMFMGLTIANVVGVPLATWAGDQLGWRASFWGIAGLGVLTMAALRLTLPPMPTPEGGNMMAELRVLTRGPVIAALLLTVIGSSAMFTVFTYIVPILHEETGASLGFVTSMLITYGVGLTVGNWLGGKFADRSVDRTLIVTLGGLSVVLIAFALLLRHPAPTAILVFLWGVASFALVPPLQLRVMAAASDAPNLASSVNIGAFNLGNALGAALGGAVIAMRLGYPAVALAGAATSALGLAMVLFLARRSRETSDGQPLAAEAC; encoded by the coding sequence ATGAAACTCAATCTTCCTCTCCTCGCCCTGGCGGCCGGTGCGTTCGGCATCGGCGTGACCGAGTTTGCCCCGATGGGCCTGCTCCCGGTGATCGCCGGGGACCTGAAAGTTTCCATTCCCGCGGCTGGATTGCTGATCAGTGCCTATGCCCTTGGCGTCATGCTCGGCGCACCGTTGATGACGCTGACCACGGGCCGAATGCCGCGGCGGAGATTGCTGATCGGCCTCGCGGCGATCTTCACGATCGGCAACCTCCTGTCGGCGGTATCGGATAGCTACGGCATGCTGCTTGTCGCGCGTGTCATCACCTCCCTGAACCATGGCGCGTTTTTCGGCGTCGGCTCGATCGTGGCTGCGAGTCTCGTACCCCCCGACCGGCGCGCGGGAGCGGTTGCCGCGATGTTCATGGGCCTGACCATCGCCAATGTGGTGGGTGTGCCGCTGGCCACCTGGGCGGGCGATCAGCTTGGCTGGCGTGCTTCCTTCTGGGGCATTGCGGGGCTTGGGGTCCTGACCATGGCAGCCCTGCGCCTCACCTTGCCGCCGATGCCGACGCCGGAAGGCGGGAACATGATGGCTGAGCTGCGCGTGCTGACTCGCGGCCCCGTCATTGCCGCCCTTTTGCTGACCGTGATTGGCTCGAGCGCCATGTTTACCGTCTTCACCTATATCGTGCCGATTCTGCACGAAGAAACCGGGGCGTCGCTGGGTTTCGTGACGAGCATGCTGATCACCTATGGAGTCGGCCTTACCGTCGGGAACTGGCTGGGGGGCAAGTTCGCCGACCGGTCGGTGGACCGTACGCTGATCGTCACATTGGGAGGACTCTCGGTCGTCCTGATCGCCTTCGCTCTTCTCCTGCGCCATCCGGCACCGACCGCCATCCTCGTGTTCCTCTGGGGCGTCGCGAGCTTTGCGCTGGTCCCGCCGCTGCAGCTTCGGGTCATGGCGGCGGCCTCCGATGCGCCCAACTTGGCATCGTCGGTCAATATCGGCGCGTTCAATCTGGGCAATGCGCTTGGGGCCGCGCTCGGCGGTGCCGTGATCGCCATGCGGCTCGGCTATCCGGCCGTCGCCCTGGCCGGTGCCGCGACTTCGGCTCTTGGCCTGGCGATGGTGCTGTTCCTGGCGCGGCGTTCGAGGGAGACATCCGATGGGCAGCCGCTTGCGGCGGAGGCCTGTTAG
- a CDS encoding serine hydrolase, producing the protein MGVPSVQATPEDAGLSSEGLAKVDAYVQAQIDAGKIPGAITLVARHGRIVHVHPMGLKDIASGEPSRVDGLYRIFSMTKPVTAVAMMILYDEGRWHPDDPIERHLPEFAGLKAFAGPAEDGMILLEDPDHPPTLRELFTHTAGLSYGTALSDPNDPVDTAYRNAKIWEAEDLSDMMARLALMPLAYQPGSSWRYSVGMDVQGAIIERLSGQSLAAFMRERIFAPLGMVDTSFYTPPEKADRLATLYFKTGEMPLTPIDNPLRKDHDNEPALAMGGGGLVSTIGDYARFAQMLLNKGELDGARIISAEAATLMMSNHLPDALMERGFLAGHQRIRPGFGFGFNGIVFTDPALAGVPVGTGTYHWDGAAGTWFWVDPANDLLFVGMTQFLSYTAPPLQATTQTLLADAIID; encoded by the coding sequence ATGGGAGTGCCGTCGGTCCAGGCCACGCCGGAGGATGCAGGCCTTTCGTCCGAAGGGCTCGCGAAGGTCGATGCCTATGTCCAGGCGCAGATCGACGCTGGGAAGATTCCGGGCGCGATCACGCTCGTCGCGCGCCACGGCAGGATCGTCCATGTCCATCCGATGGGGTTGAAGGATATCGCCTCTGGCGAGCCGTCGCGGGTCGATGGTCTCTACCGCATCTTCTCGATGACCAAGCCGGTTACCGCCGTCGCCATGATGATCCTCTACGACGAAGGACGCTGGCATCCCGACGATCCGATCGAGCGGCATCTGCCCGAGTTCGCCGGGCTGAAAGCCTTTGCCGGACCGGCTGAGGACGGCATGATCCTTCTGGAAGACCCGGACCATCCGCCGACGCTGCGCGAACTGTTCACTCACACCGCCGGGCTCAGCTACGGCACGGCGCTGTCCGATCCGAACGATCCGGTCGATACCGCCTATCGCAACGCGAAAATCTGGGAGGCGGAGGATCTGTCCGACATGATGGCACGGCTGGCGCTCATGCCGCTCGCCTATCAGCCGGGATCGTCCTGGCGCTACAGCGTCGGCATGGATGTTCAGGGCGCGATCATCGAGCGGCTGAGCGGGCAATCTCTCGCCGCGTTCATGCGCGAGCGGATCTTCGCGCCACTCGGCATGGTCGACACCAGCTTCTACACCCCGCCGGAAAAGGCCGATCGGCTGGCGACGCTCTATTTCAAGACCGGCGAGATGCCGCTCACGCCGATCGACAATCCGCTGCGCAAGGACCATGACAACGAGCCAGCACTGGCGATGGGCGGCGGCGGCCTGGTATCGACGATCGGCGACTATGCGCGCTTTGCCCAGATGCTGCTCAACAAGGGCGAGCTCGATGGCGCGCGCATCATCAGCGCCGAGGCAGCCACGCTGATGATGAGCAATCATTTGCCGGATGCCCTGATGGAGCGCGGCTTCCTCGCCGGCCATCAGCGCATCCGCCCGGGATTCGGCTTCGGGTTCAACGGCATCGTCTTCACCGATCCAGCGCTGGCGGGCGTCCCGGTCGGCACCGGTACCTACCACTGGGACGGCGCCGCCGGCACCTGGTTCTGGGTCGATCCAGCCAACGACCTGCTGTTCGTCGGCATGACCCAGTTCCTGTCCTATACGGCGCCTCCGCTCCAGGCGACGACACAGACGCTGCTGGCCGACGCGATCATCGACTGA
- a CDS encoding family 1 glycosylhydrolase: protein MTNAPRLPVPENFLWGTAISAHQSEGNNVNSDAWLCETVKPTVYAEPSRDACDSYHRYAEDIAIAADLGFNCHRIGIEWARIEPEQGLFSTAALDHYRRVLDACHARGLAPMVTYNHFTVPRWFAARGGFEVADGADLFARFAGKATDHLGDLIAYASTFNEANIQRLVAQLRRAGTGVGQAIDAMIAACAKACGSDRFSSLLFAPIETSEPVMVDAHTKAMAAMKAGPGNFPVGLTLTMQDVQGVGEGNQAEALIDMLYGPWLETARHADFVGVQTYTRVLVGPEGRLSPPADAEMTGAHYEFYPQALGGTIRFAHERIGRPIYVTENGICTDDDTRRIAYLDAALAEVRQCLADGIDVHSYICWSLLDNFEWTRGYGERFGLVHIDYETFARTPKPSAHHLGAIARSGLI from the coding sequence TTGACCAATGCCCCTCGCCTTCCCGTCCCGGAGAATTTCCTCTGGGGCACCGCCATTTCCGCGCACCAGAGCGAGGGCAACAACGTCAATTCGGACGCGTGGCTGTGCGAGACGGTGAAGCCAACCGTCTATGCCGAACCATCGCGCGATGCCTGTGACAGCTATCACCGCTACGCGGAAGACATAGCGATCGCCGCTGACCTCGGCTTCAACTGTCACCGGATCGGCATCGAATGGGCGCGGATCGAGCCGGAACAGGGCCTCTTCTCGACAGCGGCGCTCGACCATTATCGCCGCGTGCTCGACGCCTGCCATGCCCGCGGCCTGGCGCCGATGGTAACCTACAACCATTTCACCGTGCCGCGCTGGTTTGCCGCACGCGGCGGATTCGAGGTAGCCGACGGTGCTGACCTTTTCGCGCGCTTCGCCGGGAAGGCGACCGACCATCTGGGTGACCTGATCGCCTATGCCTCGACCTTCAACGAGGCCAACATCCAGCGCCTCGTCGCGCAACTCCGGCGCGCCGGTACCGGTGTCGGGCAAGCGATCGACGCCATGATCGCGGCATGCGCCAAGGCGTGCGGATCGGATCGCTTCTCCTCGCTCCTCTTCGCGCCGATCGAGACCAGCGAGCCGGTGATGGTCGATGCACACACCAAGGCAATGGCGGCGATGAAGGCGGGCCCAGGCAATTTCCCGGTCGGCCTGACCCTGACGATGCAGGACGTTCAGGGCGTCGGTGAAGGCAACCAGGCGGAGGCGCTGATCGACATGCTCTACGGCCCATGGCTCGAAACCGCGCGCCATGCGGATTTCGTCGGGGTGCAGACTTATACAAGGGTGCTGGTGGGCCCGGAGGGCCGCCTGTCGCCACCGGCCGATGCCGAGATGACCGGCGCCCATTACGAATTCTACCCCCAGGCGCTCGGGGGCACGATCCGTTTCGCGCACGAGCGGATCGGGCGGCCGATCTACGTCACGGAGAACGGCATCTGCACTGACGACGACACCCGGCGCATCGCCTATCTCGACGCCGCGCTTGCCGAAGTTCGCCAGTGCCTTGCCGACGGCATCGACGTGCACAGCTATATCTGCTGGTCGCTGCTCGACAATTTCGAATGGACCCGCGGCTATGGCGAGCGCTTCGGCCTCGTCCATATCGACTACGAGACCTTCGCGCGCACGCCCAAGCCGAGCGCCCATCATCTCGGCGCGATCGCCCGCTCGGGGCTCATCTGA
- a CDS encoding TetR/AcrR family transcriptional regulator: MSIAVLAPVPIAGNHERMTDADTSARRQRRPQAERSADTRAKLIEAAITCLNRSGYSATTVSTVAEEAGVSRGAMTHQFPAKTDLMVAVVEAVFLDDAAMYNQSVEEMEPVEWLLALPETMWRVMSRPSGIAVMEILLASRSDADLAEKLSKAQSQIDTRAHKWSGERIRAAGIEPHPEGEAIHELYVAAVRGLALEAVVTRNTANVHRSLAVLSTLMRRLYPDLDRKT, encoded by the coding sequence ATGAGCATCGCGGTGCTGGCGCCGGTGCCGATAGCCGGTAATCATGAACGGATGACCGACGCCGACACATCCGCCCGCCGCCAGCGCCGCCCCCAGGCAGAGCGCAGCGCAGACACCCGTGCCAAGCTGATCGAGGCGGCCATCACCTGTCTCAACAGATCCGGCTACAGCGCGACGACCGTCTCGACCGTCGCCGAGGAGGCCGGGGTCAGCCGAGGCGCGATGACTCACCAGTTTCCCGCGAAGACCGACCTGATGGTCGCGGTGGTCGAGGCTGTCTTCCTCGACGACGCAGCGATGTACAATCAGTCGGTCGAGGAGATGGAGCCGGTCGAGTGGCTCCTTGCCCTCCCTGAGACGATGTGGCGCGTGATGAGCCGCCCGTCCGGCATCGCCGTGATGGAGATATTGCTTGCCTCGCGCTCCGATGCCGATCTGGCCGAAAAGCTGTCGAAAGCCCAGTCGCAGATCGACACCCGCGCGCACAAATGGAGCGGCGAACGAATCCGCGCCGCCGGAATCGAGCCGCACCCCGAGGGCGAGGCGATCCACGAACTCTATGTCGCGGCCGTCCGCGGCCTCGCGCTCGAAGCAGTCGTCACGCGCAATACCGCCAACGTCCATCGCTCGCTCGCCGTGCTGAGCACGCTGATGCGCCGTCTCTACCCCGACCTCGACCGCAAGACCTGA
- a CDS encoding alpha/beta hydrolase, whose protein sequence is MTESADPRLHIAASVSPQAAAILRMVGAMLSTMPPREPPATLADFDAANIRGAAFAEQIMAAPLAELRPETEQWNANGTPVLTVHPQDASPGATPLVYVHGGGFVGGSARANLLTAAVAAATSRRIVHSIDYTLAPRATWRVILDQVVAAWQAILERHEASPGLFGDSAGGCIAAAATLLLREQDQTLPSALALLSPVVDLAGGGDTNVTLAPVDYLERRMLEPGLRAYADQADWSNPLVSPIHGDFTKDFPPVLTQVGTREVLLSDSVRLHRALAGAGRTSRLEVYEGMPHVFQPILAATPEGRGAWSEIAAFWSEHLA, encoded by the coding sequence ATGACCGAATCGGCCGATCCTCGCCTCCATATCGCGGCCTCCGTCTCGCCCCAGGCGGCAGCGATCCTTCGCATGGTCGGTGCCATGCTTTCCACGATGCCGCCACGAGAGCCCCCGGCGACGTTGGCCGATTTCGATGCAGCCAATATCCGCGGGGCGGCCTTTGCCGAACAGATCATGGCGGCCCCGCTCGCCGAACTCAGGCCAGAGACCGAACAATGGAACGCGAACGGCACACCCGTGCTTACGGTCCATCCACAGGATGCGTCGCCCGGTGCGACGCCCCTGGTCTATGTTCATGGTGGCGGCTTCGTCGGTGGATCGGCGCGGGCCAATCTCCTCACCGCGGCGGTCGCCGCCGCGACCAGCCGCCGCATCGTCCATTCGATCGACTATACCCTGGCCCCGCGCGCGACCTGGCGTGTCATCCTCGATCAGGTCGTGGCCGCCTGGCAAGCGATCCTGGAACGGCATGAAGCGTCCCCAGGCCTGTTCGGCGATTCCGCCGGCGGATGCATCGCAGCGGCAGCCACGCTACTGCTGCGCGAACAGGACCAGACCTTGCCGTCGGCGCTGGCCTTGCTCTCGCCGGTCGTCGACCTTGCGGGCGGCGGCGACACCAATGTGACATTGGCGCCGGTCGACTATCTCGAACGGCGCATGCTCGAGCCGGGGCTGCGCGCCTATGCCGATCAGGCCGACTGGAGCAATCCGCTGGTGTCGCCGATCCATGGCGACTTCACGAAGGATTTCCCCCCGGTCCTCACCCAGGTCGGCACTCGGGAAGTGTTGCTGAGCGACTCCGTCCGCCTTCATCGCGCGCTTGCCGGCGCCGGTCGCACGTCCCGGCTGGAAGTCTATGAAGGCATGCCGCACGTCTTCCAGCCTATCCTCGCCGCGACGCCCGAGGGTCGCGGCGCATGGTCCGAGATCGCCGCGTTCTGGTCGGAGCATCTGGCATGA
- a CDS encoding TonB-dependent receptor — protein sequence MKVSHKLGILAASTILANAAVPAFAQSSPTPGDQTAPVAEDATADIIVTANKREERLHDVPISISVIGGDQITKQNINEVTDLVRSTPALNSAGPFGALSIRGVGSISFARSAEGSVGVVVDGVALANTSTNPPQLFDIARVEVLEGPQGTLFGRNSSAGVVNITTVAPDPNKWEVIGHADIATRNNYIGRAVINVPIAGNAALRIAGSYSQAPENQYNRYDGSYFRNTGKGVRGRFKWDPIDALTINLGADYSQFDRKGGTPWTVYQSTPGSLLSQRLAACGVVVGPENQQGCIDGGNATTTRSYGFSGQVDAQIGGLTLTSISAYRAFKSTFGGTDVDSVPINRLNVNESPTSVRNFSQEFRLTSPTGGLIDYVVGLYYFDSKLDGTNTQRGNILGDFTSGPAAALCPLAPFGPPAILCALPVGQVQTTSATTTSYAAFGNATLNISSSFRLLFGARYGREDVDARTTGVLVPGALTGVLSIAPISAGIHDTYFSYRVGAQFDVTRNVMLYGTYTRGYKGPSINDQTGTGNIPKIVQPEIPHAGEIGIKANAFDGRLTASIAGFYNRIDNFQAQFFDPTAGAFIFGNAPKLTTKGVSFNLTGRPTRGLTLNLGALYNDARYGAGYLVACAQGQTAAQGCMTIAPGVTVDDAGGNRLTGAPEWKVTAFSEYAATLTGNIQGFVQADMAYTSRINFDAAYSPQNTNAPAAIFGGRIGVRTADERFGISVFARNLFDVYRPVVRFATPVARQQLDPLSFSQISGPESRRTIGVSLDAKF from the coding sequence ATGAAGGTTTCGCACAAGCTCGGCATTCTCGCTGCGTCGACCATCCTGGCAAACGCCGCCGTTCCGGCATTCGCGCAATCATCGCCGACGCCGGGAGACCAGACCGCCCCGGTTGCGGAGGATGCGACGGCCGACATCATCGTCACCGCGAACAAGCGCGAGGAACGTCTGCACGACGTGCCGATCAGCATTTCAGTGATCGGCGGCGACCAGATCACCAAGCAGAACATCAACGAAGTTACCGATCTGGTGCGCAGCACGCCGGCACTCAACTCCGCTGGGCCGTTCGGCGCTCTCAGCATCCGCGGCGTCGGATCGATCTCGTTCGCACGCTCGGCCGAGGGATCGGTCGGTGTCGTGGTCGACGGTGTCGCCCTCGCCAATACATCGACCAACCCGCCCCAACTATTCGATATCGCGCGGGTCGAAGTGCTCGAAGGGCCACAGGGCACGCTGTTCGGCCGCAACTCCTCCGCCGGCGTCGTCAATATCACGACCGTCGCGCCCGACCCGAACAAATGGGAAGTAATCGGCCATGCCGATATCGCCACGCGCAACAATTATATCGGCCGCGCGGTGATCAACGTGCCGATTGCCGGCAACGCAGCGCTCCGCATCGCGGGATCATACAGCCAGGCGCCCGAGAACCAGTATAACCGCTATGACGGCAGCTATTTCCGGAACACCGGTAAAGGCGTGCGCGGGCGCTTCAAATGGGATCCGATCGACGCGCTGACGATCAACCTCGGCGCAGACTACAGCCAGTTCGACCGCAAGGGCGGCACGCCATGGACAGTCTATCAATCGACACCGGGCAGCCTGCTCTCGCAGCGCCTGGCCGCCTGCGGCGTGGTCGTCGGCCCGGAGAATCAACAGGGCTGCATCGATGGCGGCAACGCGACGACGACCAGGAGCTACGGCTTTTCCGGCCAGGTCGACGCGCAGATCGGCGGCCTCACCCTCACCTCGATCAGCGCTTATCGCGCGTTCAAATCGACCTTCGGCGGCACCGATGTCGACAGCGTTCCGATCAACCGCCTGAACGTCAATGAATCGCCGACCAGCGTGCGCAATTTCAGCCAGGAATTCCGGCTGACCTCGCCGACCGGTGGGCTGATCGACTATGTCGTCGGTCTCTATTATTTCGACAGCAAGCTTGACGGGACGAATACCCAGCGCGGCAATATCCTGGGTGACTTCACCTCGGGGCCGGCCGCTGCCTTGTGCCCGCTTGCGCCGTTCGGCCCCCCGGCGATCCTCTGCGCGCTACCGGTCGGCCAGGTGCAGACCACCAGCGCGACGACGACCAGCTATGCAGCGTTCGGCAATGCCACGCTCAACATCTCGTCGTCGTTCCGGCTGCTGTTCGGCGCACGCTATGGCAGGGAAGACGTCGATGCGCGGACCACTGGCGTGCTGGTCCCGGGCGCCCTCACCGGCGTCCTCAGCATCGCGCCGATCAGCGCCGGTATCCATGACACCTATTTCTCGTATCGGGTGGGTGCGCAGTTCGATGTCACGCGGAACGTGATGCTCTACGGCACCTATACGCGCGGCTATAAAGGACCGTCGATCAACGACCAGACCGGCACCGGCAACATTCCCAAGATCGTCCAGCCCGAAATCCCGCACGCCGGCGAGATCGGCATCAAGGCCAACGCCTTTGATGGACGGCTGACCGCGAGCATCGCCGGATTCTACAACCGGATCGACAATTTCCAGGCCCAGTTCTTCGACCCGACCGCGGGCGCCTTCATCTTCGGCAACGCGCCGAAGCTGACCACCAAGGGCGTATCGTTCAACCTGACCGGGCGACCGACGCGCGGCCTCACCCTCAACCTCGGCGCGCTCTACAACGACGCCAGATATGGCGCCGGCTATCTCGTCGCCTGCGCGCAAGGCCAGACGGCGGCGCAGGGATGCATGACCATCGCCCCGGGCGTCACGGTGGACGATGCCGGCGGCAATCGCCTGACCGGCGCGCCCGAATGGAAGGTGACGGCGTTCAGCGAATATGCCGCGACATTGACCGGCAACATCCAGGGCTTCGTCCAGGCCGACATGGCCTATACCTCGCGGATCAATTTCGACGCCGCCTACAGCCCGCAGAACACCAACGCGCCCGCGGCGATCTTCGGTGGGCGGATCGGGGTGCGCACCGCCGACGAACGTTTCGGCATATCAGTCTTCGCGCGCAACCTGTTCGACGTCTACCGGCCGGTCGTTCGCTTCGCGACACCCGTCGCAAGGCAACAGCTCGATCCGCTGTCCTTTTCACAAATCTCCGGACCGGAATCGCGCCGGACCATCGGCGTGTCGCTCGATGCCAAATTCTGA